One Methanobrevibacter sp. V74 DNA window includes the following coding sequences:
- a CDS encoding glycosyltransferase → MKKVIYVAFNYNHDTGIASKRLRGVAKYLPTLGWQPIVIVPRTSNETVQIDNVRVVESDYRDMISKFMPISNKNNAGRKREVSGNDQSNKFMSKALSLAGEIFAYPDSMKYWKKPATEVASEIIENEKIDAIMSTSSPMTSHLIAHDLKEKYGIPWVADLRDLWNLNPYINHNIIRRQFEKRLEMKTFENVDVLTTTTELAKQTLQRIHPSKKIIPVISGFDPIDFESAKQTEHSEKLTLIYAGSLYNGKRDPSILFDAINQLINENRIEKDKIIIDFYGDETNLLELSQKYNIQDNVNIHGRITQNEVLQHQMNSDVLLLISWMNESEKMFIPGKIYDCIGCKKPVLSIGYEEGSLKELIEKTNIGYHVSGVSECKKAIYDYYSKYYNNGLKYSGNEFAEDYSLKNTAKNFSKILEEII, encoded by the coding sequence ATGAAAAAAGTCATTTATGTTGCATTTAATTATAATCATGACACCGGAATTGCATCAAAAAGATTAAGAGGTGTTGCAAAATACCTGCCAACACTTGGCTGGCAACCTATTGTAATTGTACCTAGAACTTCAAATGAAACAGTGCAGATTGACAATGTTAGAGTTGTTGAAAGCGATTACCGAGACATGATTTCAAAATTTATGCCCATTTCCAATAAAAATAATGCCGGTAGAAAACGTGAAGTGAGTGGTAATGATCAGTCCAATAAATTCATGTCTAAAGCATTATCCCTTGCAGGAGAAATATTCGCATATCCAGACAGCATGAAATATTGGAAGAAACCTGCAACTGAAGTGGCATCTGAAATTATCGAAAATGAAAAAATAGATGCAATAATGTCAACCTCATCTCCCATGACCTCACATCTCATAGCTCATGATTTAAAAGAAAAATATGGCATTCCATGGGTAGCTGATTTAAGAGATTTATGGAATTTGAACCCCTATATTAATCACAACATTATTCGAAGGCAATTTGAAAAAAGATTAGAGATGAAAACATTTGAAAATGTTGATGTATTGACTACAACTACTGAATTAGCTAAACAGACATTGCAAAGAATCCATCCAAGCAAAAAGATTATTCCTGTCATTTCGGGTTTCGACCCAATAGATTTTGAAAGTGCAAAACAGACAGAACACAGCGAAAAATTAACTTTGATCTATGCCGGTTCCCTTTATAATGGAAAAAGAGACCCATCAATATTATTTGATGCGATAAATCAATTAATAAATGAAAACAGAATAGAAAAAGATAAAATTATTATTGATTTTTATGGAGATGAGACAAACCTTTTAGAACTTTCTCAAAAATACAATATTCAGGACAATGTTAATATTCATGGAAGAATAACTCAAAATGAAGTCCTGCAACACCAGATGAACTCGGATGTGTTATTGTTAATCTCCTGGATGAACGAATCGGAAAAAATGTTTATTCCAGGAAAAATCTATGATTGCATTGGATGTAAAAAGCCAGTTTTATCAATTGGATATGAAGAAGGATCCCTTAAAGAGTTAATTGAAAAAACAAATATTGGATATCATGTATCCGGCGTTAGTGAATGTAAAAAAGCTATTTATGATTATTATTCCAAATATTATAATAACGGATTAAAATATAGTGGAAATGAATTTGCAGAGGATTACTCTTTAAAAAATACTGCAAAGAACTTTTCAAAAATTCTTGAGGAAATTATATGA
- a CDS encoding UbiA family prenyltransferase produces the protein MNPYVEILRPGNAIMGAISIVLIALIDKTISIPIILAIITVFFETAAGNVINDCFDYDIDLINKPERPIPSGRISLRKGKNYAYLLFLAGTICGFLISYLTNNWIPFIIVLIADVILYLYAYKLKATPLIGNLAVGFMTGFGFVFGGYTINNPSIVMTSIFLGFFAFVMTTAREIVKDIEDIEGDKADGAKTLPILIGEKVPALIATILIIIDSALCPILYFHHIFGIYYLVVIAVAVLMFLYCAMSIIKSQNRNTAAKVAKYLKIGMLIAFVAFIFGSF, from the coding sequence ATGAATCCATATGTTGAAATTTTGAGGCCGGGAAATGCAATTATGGGAGCAATTTCAATAGTTTTGATTGCGCTTATTGATAAAACTATCAGCATTCCCATAATACTTGCAATTATAACAGTATTTTTTGAAACCGCAGCGGGAAACGTTATCAATGATTGTTTTGATTATGATATTGATTTAATTAATAAACCTGAAAGACCTATTCCTTCAGGTAGAATTTCCTTAAGAAAAGGAAAAAATTATGCATATCTCTTATTTTTAGCAGGAACAATATGTGGATTTTTAATTAGTTATTTGACAAACAACTGGATTCCATTTATCATAGTTTTAATAGCTGATGTGATACTTTATTTATATGCTTATAAACTAAAAGCAACACCTTTAATTGGAAATTTAGCTGTAGGATTCATGACCGGGTTTGGATTTGTCTTCGGAGGATATACAATAAACAATCCAAGTATTGTGATGACTTCAATATTTTTAGGTTTCTTTGCTTTTGTAATGACAACTGCACGTGAAATTGTTAAAGATATTGAGGATATAGAAGGTGATAAAGCAGACGGAGCTAAGACATTACCAATATTAATCGGTGAAAAAGTTCCTGCACTTATTGCAACTATTTTAATAATCATTGACTCTGCATTATGTCCCATACTTTATTTCCACCACATTTTCGGAATTTATTATTTAGTAGTTATTGCAGTTGCAGTTTTAATGTTTCTTTACTGTGCAATGTCCATTATTAAATCACAGAACAGAAATACTGCAGCTAAAGTAGCCAAATATCTAAAAATTGGAATGTTGATTGCGTTTGTTGCATTTATCTTTGGATCATTTTAA